The proteins below come from a single Streptomyces tubercidicus genomic window:
- a CDS encoding aminotransferase class I/II-fold pyridoxal phosphate-dependent enzyme, producing MTTELSADALSGLLEQARKDYQDLAGRGLSLNLTRGKPAPEQLDLSADLLSLPAGQRTAADGTDVRNYGGLQGLLEIREIFAELLQVPVGQLLAAGNSSLELMHDCLVHALLSVLPGAESRWAGQERIAFLCPVPGYDRHFALCERFGIEMIPVPMTAEGPDMAVVERLAAEDPAVKGIWCVPKYSNPDGVCYSDATVARLAAMSTAAPDFRIFWDNAYAAHHLTDEPAEIADLLAACADAGNPDRAFVFGSTSKITFAGAGVAFFGSSPANVQWLLANNAKRSIGPDKVNQLRHALFLKDADGVRAHMERQRALLQPKFESVARILEAELGGTGLARWTDPKGGYFVTLEVPDGCAKEVVRRAAEAGIVLTPAGATHPYGDDPRDATIRIAPSYPGLAELEQAIEGLAVCVRLVGYEQQAS from the coding sequence ATGACCACCGAGCTGAGCGCCGACGCCCTGAGCGGGCTCCTTGAGCAGGCCCGCAAGGACTATCAGGATCTTGCCGGGCGCGGGCTCTCGCTGAACCTCACCCGGGGCAAGCCGGCGCCGGAGCAGCTGGACCTCTCCGCGGACCTGCTGAGCCTGCCGGCCGGTCAGCGCACCGCCGCCGACGGCACGGACGTACGCAACTACGGTGGTCTGCAGGGCCTGTTGGAGATCCGGGAGATCTTCGCCGAGCTGCTCCAGGTGCCGGTCGGGCAGCTCCTCGCGGCGGGCAATTCCAGCCTTGAGCTGATGCACGACTGCCTGGTGCACGCCCTGCTGAGCGTGCTGCCGGGGGCCGAGTCGCGCTGGGCGGGGCAGGAGCGGATCGCGTTCCTGTGCCCGGTCCCGGGCTACGACCGGCACTTCGCCCTCTGCGAGCGCTTCGGGATCGAGATGATCCCGGTGCCGATGACGGCCGAGGGGCCGGATATGGCCGTCGTGGAGCGGCTGGCCGCCGAGGACCCGGCCGTCAAGGGCATCTGGTGCGTCCCGAAGTACAGCAACCCGGACGGGGTCTGCTACAGCGACGCGACGGTGGCGCGACTGGCCGCGATGAGCACCGCCGCACCCGATTTCCGAATATTCTGGGACAACGCCTACGCCGCCCACCACCTCACCGACGAACCGGCCGAGATCGCCGATCTGCTCGCCGCCTGCGCGGACGCCGGGAACCCGGACCGCGCGTTCGTGTTCGGCTCCACCTCGAAGATCACCTTCGCGGGCGCCGGTGTCGCCTTCTTCGGCTCCTCCCCCGCGAATGTGCAGTGGCTGCTGGCCAACAACGCCAAGCGGTCGATCGGCCCGGACAAGGTCAACCAGCTGCGGCACGCGCTGTTCCTCAAGGACGCCGACGGGGTGCGGGCCCACATGGAGCGCCAGCGCGCCCTGCTCCAGCCGAAGTTCGAGAGCGTCGCCCGGATCCTGGAGGCGGAGCTGGGCGGTACCGGACTCGCCCGGTGGACCGACCCCAAGGGCGGCTACTTCGTCACCCTCGAAGTGCCGGACGGCTGCGCCAAGGAGGTCGTCCGCCGCGCCGCCGAGGCGGGCATCGTGCTGACCCCGGCCGGTGCCACCCACCCGTACGGCGACGACCCGCGCGACGCCACCATCCGGATCGCGCCCAGCTACCCGGGCCTCGCGGAGCTGGAGCAGGCCATCGAGGGCCTCGCCGTCTGCGTCCGGCTCGTCGGCTACGAGCAGCAGGCGAGCTAG
- a CDS encoding alpha/beta hydrolase family protein, translated as MTNVSADRASGPTRRTTLTGLVGGAGALLAAGCSASPATAPTARRTARAYASASDPTPGVMTLFKDPAFNFNGLLALGGSGFGAAEVGEVLTAVNTVNKAGLSAQTYTETFKSLGDQLRRPPSSGKPEAETTRARMLRAAQYYAQALFFVLGSGTPGIEPQLYQAGRDAWDAFCARCTPPPVTARVPYGKTPMPVWFFRPDSSGKRRPTVILTNGSDGQNVDMWTYGVAAALQRGWNALVYDGPGQGQLLFIDQVVFTPRWETVVTPLVDWLSARQDVLTGKIALTGLSMAGDLAPRAAAFEPRIAALVAMPGVLSPWLGFPPEIREILTPDKEETNRIWNKEVVPGLSPSEAATMKKRIEPFSAPAMLAAREGKMLTDFYTPATLIKSLDITDVVDRIKMPTLVLDYEFEQFYPGQPRQLFDKLTAPKDYVKLTEATGAQLHCSPMAPQQHCEVVFDWLHETLA; from the coding sequence ATGACGAACGTATCGGCCGATCGCGCTTCCGGCCCCACCCGCCGCACCACGCTGACCGGGCTCGTCGGCGGCGCGGGGGCCCTGCTGGCCGCCGGATGCAGCGCGTCGCCCGCGACGGCGCCCACCGCGCGTCGTACGGCGCGGGCCTACGCCTCGGCGAGCGATCCGACACCCGGTGTGATGACGCTCTTCAAGGACCCCGCCTTCAACTTCAACGGCCTCCTCGCACTCGGCGGGTCCGGTTTTGGCGCCGCCGAGGTCGGCGAGGTGCTCACCGCCGTGAACACCGTCAACAAGGCCGGCCTCTCCGCGCAGACGTACACCGAGACCTTCAAGAGCCTCGGTGACCAGCTGCGGAGGCCGCCCAGCAGCGGCAAGCCCGAGGCGGAGACCACGCGGGCCCGTATGCTGCGGGCCGCGCAGTACTACGCACAGGCGCTGTTCTTCGTCCTCGGCTCCGGCACGCCGGGTATCGAGCCACAGCTGTACCAGGCGGGACGCGACGCCTGGGATGCCTTCTGCGCGCGGTGCACCCCGCCTCCGGTGACGGCGCGCGTCCCGTACGGGAAGACCCCGATGCCCGTGTGGTTCTTCCGGCCGGACAGCTCCGGCAAGCGGCGCCCCACCGTGATCCTCACGAACGGCAGCGACGGGCAGAACGTCGACATGTGGACCTACGGCGTCGCGGCCGCTCTGCAGCGCGGCTGGAACGCCCTGGTGTACGACGGGCCCGGCCAGGGCCAGCTGCTCTTCATCGACCAGGTCGTCTTCACACCGCGCTGGGAGACCGTCGTCACCCCGCTCGTCGACTGGCTGTCCGCCCGCCAGGACGTACTCACCGGCAAGATCGCGCTGACCGGGCTGAGCATGGCCGGGGATCTGGCGCCCCGGGCGGCGGCCTTCGAGCCCCGGATCGCCGCGCTGGTGGCGATGCCCGGTGTGCTCTCGCCCTGGCTGGGCTTTCCGCCGGAGATCCGGGAGATCCTCACCCCGGACAAGGAGGAGACCAACCGCATCTGGAACAAGGAGGTCGTTCCCGGGCTGTCGCCGTCCGAGGCCGCGACGATGAAGAAGCGCATCGAGCCCTTCTCGGCGCCGGCGATGCTCGCGGCCCGTGAGGGCAAGATGCTCACCGACTTCTACACCCCGGCCACCCTCATCAAGTCACTGGACATCACGGATGTCGTGGACCGCATCAAGATGCCGACCCTGGTGCTCGACTACGAATTCGAGCAGTTCTATCCGGGACAGCCGCGCCAGCTGTTCGACAAGCTGACGGCTCCCAAGGACTACGTGAAGCTCACCGAGGCCACCGGCGCACAGCTGCACTGCTCCCCGATGGCCCCGCAGCAGCACTGCGAGGTCGTCTTCGACTGGCTGCACGAGACGCTGGCCTGA
- a CDS encoding PaaX family transcriptional regulator C-terminal domain-containing protein — MNDDQTRTSGDDHARTVDDTGADALALRPLTARSIVLSTLLGHHPPRLPARALVRVGELFGIAEGTVRVALSRMVAAGDLRQTDGSYALTTRLLARQTRQDESRSPRTLSWSEGWEIAVVTTPERRPAAERTALRQAMATLRLAELREGNWLRPANLDRPRPAVVTDQCTWFTGTPDGDPAVLAARLWDLTGWARRARALSTALDRAGTHADRFTVAAAALRHLLADPLLPADLLPENWPGGQLRRTYAEFETELRDLLRQYLNDAA, encoded by the coding sequence ATGAACGACGACCAGACCCGCACGAGCGGCGACGACCACGCCCGTACGGTCGACGACACCGGGGCCGACGCACTCGCGCTGCGCCCGCTCACCGCCCGCTCCATCGTGCTGAGTACCCTCCTCGGGCATCACCCGCCGCGGCTGCCCGCGCGCGCTCTGGTGCGGGTCGGCGAGCTCTTCGGCATCGCCGAGGGCACCGTCCGGGTCGCGCTCTCCCGGATGGTGGCCGCCGGAGACCTGCGGCAGACGGACGGCTCGTACGCCCTCACCACCCGGCTGCTGGCCCGCCAGACCCGGCAGGACGAGAGCCGCTCACCGCGGACCCTCTCCTGGAGCGAGGGCTGGGAGATCGCCGTCGTCACCACGCCGGAACGCCGCCCGGCGGCCGAGCGCACCGCGCTGCGCCAGGCCATGGCGACGCTGCGGCTGGCCGAACTCCGCGAGGGGAACTGGCTGCGCCCCGCCAACCTCGACCGGCCCCGCCCCGCCGTCGTCACCGACCAGTGCACCTGGTTCACCGGCACCCCGGACGGCGATCCGGCGGTGCTCGCCGCCCGGCTGTGGGACCTGACCGGCTGGGCCCGGCGGGCCCGCGCGCTGTCGACCGCACTGGACCGCGCGGGCACCCACGCCGACCGCTTCACGGTCGCCGCGGCCGCCCTCCGTCATCTTCTCGCCGACCCGCTGCTCCCCGCCGACCTCCTGCCGGAGAACTGGCCGGGTGGTCAACTCCGCCGCACCTACGCAGAGTTCGAGACCGAGCTGCGCGATCTGCTGCGGCAGTACCTGAACGACGCGGCCTGA
- a CDS encoding acyl-CoA dehydrogenase family protein, whose protein sequence is MTVTHEVVNQAPPLTGFSTADEPALLEALRRDGAEWGVPEVAELGALAGSAAVQDQARWAEEQPPRLHTHDRFGHRIDEVTFHPAWHQLMTVAVEHGLHAAPWADDRPGAHLVRAAKFYVWSQAEAGHGCPISMTYAAVPALRAAPDLAARYEPLLAARSYDFGLRAPLTKSGLIAGMSMTEKQGGSDVRANTTRAVPAGDGTYRLTGHKWFTSAPMSDLFLALAQTAEGLSCFLVPRVLPDGSLNGMRLMRLKDKLGNRSNASSEIEYDEAVAWPVGEPGRGVRTIVEMVNMTRLDCVLGSAAGMRAGLRQALHHTAHRRAFGRELDRQPLMRSVLADLAVESEAATLLGMRLATAVDRSQAGDAGEAALRRLALAAGKYWVCKRGSSHAAEALECLGGNGYVEDSGMPRLYREAPLLSIWEGSGNVAALDVLRALGKEPAALDAFFAEVETAAGADRRLDAAVAGVRKMLGGLGDPEQAQLRARSLAERMALVLQGSLLVRYSHPAVADAFCASRLDGEWGNAFGTLPAGTDLTSILERARPGAADAATTAAAAAAGNAS, encoded by the coding sequence ATGACCGTCACCCATGAAGTCGTGAATCAGGCCCCGCCGCTGACCGGGTTCAGTACGGCGGACGAACCGGCCCTGCTGGAGGCGCTGCGCCGGGACGGCGCCGAGTGGGGCGTGCCGGAGGTGGCCGAGCTCGGGGCGCTGGCCGGTTCCGCGGCGGTGCAGGACCAGGCCCGCTGGGCGGAGGAGCAGCCGCCGCGGCTGCACACCCACGACCGGTTCGGGCACCGCATCGACGAGGTCACCTTCCATCCGGCCTGGCATCAGCTGATGACCGTCGCGGTGGAGCACGGGCTGCACGCCGCGCCGTGGGCCGACGACCGCCCCGGGGCGCATCTGGTGCGCGCCGCGAAGTTCTATGTCTGGTCACAGGCCGAGGCGGGCCACGGCTGCCCGATCTCGATGACGTACGCCGCCGTCCCCGCGCTGCGTGCCGCTCCGGATCTCGCCGCGCGGTACGAGCCGCTGCTCGCCGCCCGCAGCTACGACTTCGGGCTGCGGGCGCCGCTGACCAAGTCGGGCCTGATCGCGGGCATGTCGATGACGGAGAAGCAGGGCGGCTCCGACGTACGGGCCAACACCACGCGCGCGGTGCCGGCCGGCGACGGCACGTATCGCCTCACCGGCCACAAGTGGTTCACCTCGGCGCCGATGAGCGATCTGTTCCTGGCGCTGGCGCAGACCGCGGAGGGGCTGAGCTGCTTCCTGGTGCCGCGGGTGCTGCCGGACGGCAGCCTCAACGGGATGCGGCTGATGCGGCTCAAGGACAAGCTGGGCAACCGCTCCAACGCGTCCTCCGAGATCGAGTACGACGAGGCGGTGGCCTGGCCGGTCGGCGAGCCGGGACGCGGGGTGCGGACCATCGTCGAGATGGTGAACATGACCCGGCTGGACTGTGTGCTCGGCTCGGCGGCCGGGATGCGGGCCGGGCTGCGGCAGGCGCTGCACCACACCGCGCACCGCCGGGCCTTCGGGCGGGAGCTGGACCGGCAGCCGCTGATGCGTTCGGTGCTCGCCGATCTGGCGGTCGAGTCGGAGGCGGCGACCCTGCTGGGGATGCGGCTGGCGACGGCGGTGGACCGCTCGCAGGCCGGGGACGCCGGGGAGGCGGCGCTGCGCCGGCTGGCGCTGGCGGCCGGCAAGTACTGGGTGTGCAAGCGCGGCAGCAGCCATGCGGCGGAGGCGCTGGAGTGCCTGGGCGGCAACGGCTATGTCGAGGATTCCGGTATGCCGCGGCTCTACCGGGAGGCGCCGCTGCTGTCCATCTGGGAGGGCTCGGGGAACGTCGCCGCGCTCGACGTCCTGCGGGCACTGGGCAAGGAGCCGGCCGCGCTGGACGCGTTCTTCGCCGAGGTGGAGACCGCGGCGGGCGCCGACCGGCGGCTGGACGCGGCGGTGGCCGGGGTCCGCAAGATGCTCGGCGGGCTCGGCGATCCGGAGCAGGCGCAGCTGAGGGCCCGGTCGCTGGCCGAGCGGATGGCGCTGGTGCTCCAGGGTTCACTGCTGGTGCGCTACAGCCACCCGGCGGTCGCCGACGCGTTCTGCGCCTCGCGGCTCGACGGGGAGTGGGGCAACGCCTTCGGCACCCTGCCGGCCGGCACCGATCTGACCTCGATCCTGGAGCGGGCCCGGCCGGGGGCGGCGGATGCGGCTACGACTGCGGCTGCGGCTGCGGCCGGGAACGCGTCCTGA
- a CDS encoding crotonase/enoyl-CoA hydratase family protein codes for MSVRVERAGPVTTVVLSRPASRNAVDGATARQLADAFREFDADDEARVAVLWGEGGTFCSGADLKAIGTERGNRVAPDGDGPMGPTRMRLGKPVIAAVAGHAVAGGLELALWCDLRVAEQDAVFGVFCRRWGVPLIDGGTVRLPRLIGASRAMDLVLTGRPVQAAEALDIGLVHRVVPAGTARTEAELLAAELARLPQACLRSDRASLLDQEGRDEESAMAAELRYGQAVLPEAAAGAARFAAGAGRHGGPDGGTPCAN; via the coding sequence ATGTCCGTACGGGTGGAGCGCGCCGGGCCGGTGACGACGGTGGTGCTGTCCCGGCCCGCCTCCCGCAATGCCGTGGACGGGGCGACCGCCCGGCAACTCGCCGACGCCTTCCGGGAGTTCGATGCCGATGACGAGGCGCGGGTCGCGGTGTTGTGGGGCGAGGGCGGGACGTTCTGCTCCGGTGCCGATCTCAAGGCGATCGGCACCGAGCGCGGCAACCGCGTGGCCCCGGACGGGGACGGGCCGATGGGGCCGACCCGGATGCGGCTCGGCAAGCCGGTGATCGCGGCGGTCGCGGGGCATGCGGTGGCCGGCGGTCTGGAACTGGCGCTCTGGTGCGATCTCCGGGTGGCGGAGCAGGACGCGGTGTTCGGGGTGTTCTGCCGGCGCTGGGGAGTGCCACTGATCGACGGCGGTACGGTGCGGCTGCCGCGGCTGATCGGGGCGAGCCGGGCGATGGACCTGGTCCTGACGGGGCGCCCGGTCCAGGCCGCGGAGGCGCTGGACATCGGCCTGGTCCACCGTGTGGTGCCGGCCGGCACGGCGCGCACGGAGGCGGAGCTGCTGGCGGCGGAGCTCGCCCGCCTCCCACAGGCGTGTCTGCGCAGCGACCGGGCCTCCCTGCTGGACCAGGAGGGCCGGGACGAGGAGTCGGCGATGGCCGCGGAGCTCCGTTACGGACAAGCGGTGCTGCCCGAGGCGGCAGCCGGTGCGGCGCGGTTCGCCGCGGGGGCGGGACGGCACGGCGGGCCGGACGGGGGCACGCCATGCGCGAACTGA
- a CDS encoding DUF1990 family protein codes for MRELNYPEEGGTRRTPLPPGYRHLHEELPLGHGRAVLTAAGEAITTFRMHRAAGTGIRADAPRAAPGVAVEVSLGYGPLRLRAPCTVVWTVAEKNRIGFGYGTRQGHPMCGEESFVAELRADGSVRFTVTAFSRPDRTLTRLAGPLVPVFQRQYVRHLGRTLRRLANRR; via the coding sequence ATGCGCGAACTGAACTACCCCGAGGAGGGCGGCACCCGGCGTACCCCGCTGCCGCCCGGCTACCGCCACCTCCACGAGGAGCTGCCGCTCGGCCACGGCCGTGCGGTGCTGACCGCGGCGGGCGAAGCGATCACCACCTTCCGGATGCACCGCGCGGCCGGTACCGGCATCCGCGCCGACGCCCCACGGGCCGCGCCGGGCGTGGCGGTCGAGGTCTCGCTGGGATACGGCCCGCTGCGGCTGCGGGCGCCGTGCACCGTGGTGTGGACGGTGGCCGAGAAGAACCGCATCGGGTTCGGATACGGGACCCGGCAGGGGCACCCCATGTGCGGCGAGGAGTCATTCGTCGCCGAACTGCGCGCGGACGGCTCGGTCCGGTTCACGGTGACCGCCTTCAGCCGCCCCGACCGGACGCTCACCCGCCTCGCCGGCCCGCTGGTCCCGGTCTTCCAGCGCCAGTACGTCCGCCATCTCGGCCGCACCCTCCGCCGCCTGGCAAACCGCCGGTGA
- a CDS encoding metallophosphoesterase gives MCNDELIPPQADMTEREWLRAGSEATAEGPSMRTTGRVPQWVNRRTLLGGAMAGAALTVLPSPGQSPASAAPRLGGPRAFPFPEHPNGKGEFAVLVTGDAGTGDEAQYAVAAAARDLCQAEGISLAVGLGDNIYENGPESDDDSEFQDKFEKPNSGIDVPWLMVLGNHDCSGLIPGSGGDPSRGDREVAYAATSRRWYMPSRYYSVPLPAADPLVEFFAIDTIPWSSYVAQLDPHYRWDGPYMREQRSWLDGALRASRARWKIVIGHHPYLNNGKHGSAGSYDGFEIGNYTSGVHLKDMYEKVVCGRADLILSGHDHTLQILEPTARTGGTRQVVCGASAKTEDGTAHFGHPAAWQNFSDHGFMVLKVSGARLTIDAYTVDVANRKATLAHRTHQTGPVAAPARTHA, from the coding sequence ATGTGCAATGACGAACTGATCCCGCCGCAGGCCGACATGACCGAGCGGGAGTGGCTGCGGGCCGGGTCGGAGGCGACGGCCGAGGGGCCGTCGATGCGGACGACGGGGCGCGTTCCGCAGTGGGTGAACCGGCGGACCCTGCTGGGCGGCGCGATGGCCGGTGCGGCGCTCACGGTGCTGCCTTCGCCGGGCCAGTCGCCCGCGTCCGCCGCGCCCCGCCTCGGGGGCCCGCGCGCCTTCCCGTTCCCCGAACACCCCAATGGCAAGGGCGAGTTCGCCGTCCTGGTCACCGGTGACGCGGGGACGGGGGACGAGGCGCAGTACGCGGTGGCGGCCGCGGCACGGGACCTGTGCCAGGCGGAGGGGATCAGCCTGGCCGTCGGTCTCGGCGACAATATTTACGAGAACGGGCCGGAGTCCGACGACGACTCGGAGTTCCAGGACAAGTTCGAGAAGCCCAACAGCGGCATCGATGTGCCCTGGCTGATGGTGCTGGGCAACCACGACTGCTCGGGGCTGATCCCCGGCAGCGGCGGCGACCCGTCCCGCGGTGACCGCGAGGTCGCCTATGCCGCCACCTCACGGCGCTGGTACATGCCGAGCCGCTACTACAGCGTGCCGCTGCCCGCCGCCGACCCGCTGGTGGAGTTCTTCGCCATCGACACCATCCCCTGGTCGTCGTATGTGGCCCAGCTCGACCCGCACTACCGCTGGGACGGGCCGTACATGCGCGAGCAGCGGAGCTGGCTGGACGGCGCGCTGCGTGCCTCGCGCGCCCGCTGGAAGATCGTGATCGGTCACCACCCGTACCTCAACAACGGCAAGCACGGCAGCGCCGGTTCCTATGACGGTTTCGAGATCGGCAACTACACCAGCGGTGTCCACCTCAAGGACATGTACGAGAAGGTGGTCTGCGGACGGGCCGATCTGATCCTGTCCGGCCACGACCACACGCTGCAGATCCTGGAGCCGACGGCCCGTACGGGCGGCACCCGGCAGGTGGTGTGCGGCGCATCGGCCAAGACGGAGGACGGCACGGCACACTTCGGGCACCCGGCGGCCTGGCAGAACTTCTCCGACCACGGCTTCATGGTGCTGAAGGTCTCCGGCGCGCGGCTCACCATCGACGCCTACACCGTCGATGTGGCCAACCGGAAGGCCACCCTGGCCCACCGCACCCACCAGACCGGGCCGGTGGCAGCCCCGGCAAGGACCCACGCCTGA
- a CDS encoding DUF2000 domain-containing protein: MTNENTPVRFDTKIAVLLREDLETWQRLNVTAFLVSGLGSELPEVIGEPYADADGTPYLPMFRQPVLVFEGTKEMLTAAHGRALSRSLPRSVFTSDLFSTGNDRDNRAAVRAVSKDGLDLVGLAVYGPRNAVDKVLKGARMHP; this comes from the coding sequence ATGACGAACGAGAACACCCCGGTACGTTTCGATACCAAGATCGCCGTCCTCCTGCGCGAGGATCTGGAGACCTGGCAGCGGCTGAATGTCACCGCGTTCCTGGTCAGCGGCCTGGGATCGGAGCTCCCTGAGGTCATCGGCGAGCCGTACGCCGATGCCGACGGCACCCCTTATCTGCCCATGTTCCGCCAGCCCGTCCTGGTCTTCGAGGGGACGAAGGAGATGCTGACCGCCGCGCACGGCCGCGCCCTGTCCCGCTCGCTTCCCCGGTCGGTGTTCACCTCCGACCTCTTCTCCACCGGCAACGACCGGGACAACCGCGCGGCGGTGCGGGCGGTGTCGAAGGACGGGCTGGACCTGGTGGGCCTCGCCGTGTACGGCCCGCGCAACGCGGTCGACAAGGTGCTCAAGGGCGCGCGTATGCACCCCTGA
- a CDS encoding SpoIIE family protein phosphatase has translation MTGPPLEPSDKDYDPRADREWRHVKEDAAGVSHREPLGLRERLSLNRMGTFDWDLDRGFMDLDAGALDVFDLRPDEYDGAPMSLVTRVPPEEALRLDEALTQALEDGQSSYGAYFRLQCRDGTQRWTHAQGRILHDADGKPYRVIGIVREATSELADSALLRSLQQERQRQTLMVQQTTAALARALSVRDVTRVLTGAGGARRFGADGLVLGLVENDEFEIIATAGLTGEVPDGMMTSRLDDTLPLAEAARSRRSIFLSSRGELIARYPRLRPYTDVMPTGSAAFLPLVAQDTVIGALGLFNAEPAVQSPETRNLALALAGVVAQSVQRATLFDQEREFATGLQATMLPRRLPPLTGGAVTVRYHPASVGRDIGGDWYDVITLPQGRTGLVVGDVQGHDTHAAAVMGQLRIALRAYASEGHSPETVLVRASRFLAELDTERFATCTYIQADLESGALHLARAGHLGPLISNSSRHIDWPEVRGGLPLGLATHFGHDHFPETQLFLEPGSTLLLCTDGLVEQPGRDISAGIDALSAAVRSGPTDLEALADRLSDHLWADPGSEDDMALLLLHRLPGPGGATTPRLRLHVHQADPSGTAEVRSAVRRTLDQWRAGAVMHNIEVAASELIANALTHTESGALVSMELLPGTPRRIRLEVEDRSSRWPRRRSPGETATSGRGLLLVEALADTWGAEPRGAGKALWCEFEVPDTADLTH, from the coding sequence ATGACCGGCCCGCCCCTGGAACCCTCCGACAAGGACTACGACCCCCGCGCCGACCGGGAGTGGCGGCATGTCAAGGAGGACGCCGCCGGGGTCTCGCACCGTGAGCCCCTCGGACTGCGCGAACGGCTCTCGCTCAACCGGATGGGCACCTTCGACTGGGATCTCGACCGCGGCTTCATGGACCTGGACGCCGGTGCCCTGGACGTCTTCGACCTCCGCCCGGACGAATACGACGGCGCGCCGATGTCCCTGGTCACCCGGGTACCGCCGGAGGAAGCGCTGCGGCTCGACGAGGCGCTCACGCAGGCCCTGGAGGACGGCCAGTCGTCGTACGGCGCGTACTTCCGGCTCCAGTGCCGCGACGGGACCCAGCGCTGGACACACGCACAGGGGCGGATTCTGCACGACGCGGACGGCAAGCCGTACCGGGTCATCGGCATCGTCCGGGAGGCGACCAGCGAGCTGGCGGACTCCGCGCTGCTGCGTTCGCTCCAGCAGGAGCGGCAACGGCAGACCCTGATGGTGCAGCAGACCACCGCCGCACTGGCCCGTGCGCTGTCCGTCAGGGATGTGACCCGGGTGCTCACCGGGGCCGGCGGCGCGCGGCGGTTCGGCGCGGACGGCCTGGTCCTGGGGCTGGTCGAGAACGACGAGTTCGAGATCATCGCCACCGCCGGGCTGACCGGCGAGGTGCCCGACGGCATGATGACCTCACGGCTGGACGACACCCTGCCGCTGGCCGAGGCGGCGCGCTCCCGGCGGTCCATCTTCCTCAGCAGCCGCGGTGAGCTGATCGCCCGCTATCCGCGGCTGCGCCCGTACACCGACGTCATGCCGACGGGCAGCGCGGCCTTCCTCCCGCTGGTCGCCCAGGACACCGTCATCGGTGCGCTGGGGCTGTTCAACGCCGAACCGGCGGTGCAGTCGCCGGAGACCAGGAACCTCGCGCTGGCGCTCGCCGGTGTCGTCGCGCAGTCGGTGCAGCGGGCCACGCTCTTCGATCAGGAGCGGGAGTTCGCGACGGGGCTGCAGGCGACGATGCTGCCGCGCCGGCTCCCGCCCCTCACGGGCGGCGCGGTCACCGTCCGCTACCACCCGGCGAGCGTCGGGCGGGACATCGGCGGCGACTGGTACGACGTGATCACGCTGCCCCAGGGGCGGACCGGGCTGGTGGTGGGCGATGTGCAGGGCCACGACACCCATGCCGCCGCCGTGATGGGCCAGCTGCGGATCGCGCTGCGCGCCTACGCCAGCGAGGGGCACTCCCCGGAGACCGTGCTGGTACGGGCCTCCCGCTTTCTGGCCGAGCTGGACACCGAGCGCTTCGCGACGTGTACGTACATCCAGGCCGACCTGGAATCCGGCGCGCTGCACCTCGCACGGGCCGGCCACCTCGGCCCGCTGATCAGCAACAGCTCCCGGCACATCGACTGGCCCGAGGTCCGCGGCGGACTGCCGCTGGGCCTGGCCACCCACTTCGGGCACGACCACTTCCCGGAGACCCAGCTGTTCCTGGAGCCGGGGTCGACGCTGCTGCTGTGCACCGACGGACTGGTGGAACAGCCCGGCCGGGACATCTCCGCGGGGATCGACGCACTGTCCGCGGCCGTCCGCTCCGGGCCCACCGATCTGGAGGCGCTCGCCGACCGGCTCTCGGATCATCTGTGGGCCGATCCCGGCTCGGAGGACGACATGGCCCTCCTGCTGCTGCACCGGCTGCCCGGTCCCGGGGGCGCCACCACCCCGCGGCTGCGGCTGCATGTCCATCAGGCCGACCCCTCGGGCACCGCGGAGGTCCGCTCCGCGGTGCGCCGCACACTGGACCAGTGGCGGGCGGGCGCCGTGATGCACAACATCGAGGTCGCCGCCTCCGAGCTGATCGCCAACGCGCTGACGCACACCGAGAGCGGCGCCCTGGTCTCCATGGAGCTGCTGCCCGGCACCCCGCGCCGGATCCGGCTGGAGGTCGAGGACCGCTCCAGCCGGTGGCCGCGACGGCGCAGTCCCGGCGAGACCGCCACCTCGGGCCGGGGGCTGTTGCTGGTCGAGGCCCTCGCCGACACCTGGGGCGCGGAGCCGCGGGGCGCGGGCAAGGCGCTGTGGTGTGAGTTCGAGGTGCCGGACACGGCGGATCTCACGCACTGA